The Podospora pseudocomata strain CBS 415.72m chromosome 1 map unlocalized CBS415.72m_1, whole genome shotgun sequence genome has a segment encoding these proteins:
- the CCP1 gene encoding heme peroxidase (CAZy:AA2; COG:E; EggNog:ENOG503NW1F) produces the protein MASATRTFARALRTSARPAINAAPRAAFRQSARFYSAKPTGGSSSNGLLYGLAGAGLLGGGAFYLYSNDSNVAPKLFVPKFEDYQKVYNEIASRLEEKEDYDDGSYGPVLVRLAWHASGTYDKETGTGGSNGATMRFSPESDHGANAGLKAARDFLEPVKAKFPWITYSDLWILAGVCAIQEMMGPTIPYRAGRQDRDVAACTPDGRLPDAAQAQDHLRNIFYRMGFNDQEIVALCGAHALGRCHTDRSGYSGPWTFSPTVLTNDYYKLLLEEKWQWKKWNGPKQYEDKKTQTLMMLPADMAIIQDKKFKEWVKVYAADNDKFFEDFSAVVKKLFELGVPFKEGTETWTFKPVNA, from the exons ATGGCCTCTGCTACTCGCACCTTCGCCCGCGCTCTGCGCACCTCTGCTCGTCCGGCTATCAACGCCGCTCCCCGCGCCGCTTTTCGCCAGAGCGCCCGCTTCTACTCCGCCAAGCCCACCGGTGGCAGCTCCAGCAACGGCCTCCTCTACGGCCTTGCCGGTGCCGGTCTcctcggcggtggtgcttTCTACCTCTACAGCAACGACAGCAACGTCGCTCCCAAGCTGTTCGTCCCCAAGTTCGAGGACTACCAGAAGGTGTACAACGAGATTGCCAGCCGtctcgaggagaaggaggactACGATGATGGCAGCTACGGCCCCGTTCTCGTCCGTCTCGCTTGGCACGCCAGCGGTACCTACGACAAGGAGACCGGCACTGGTGGCAGCAACGGCGCCACTATGCGCTTCTCTCCCGAGAGTGACCACGGTGCAAACGCTGGTCTCAAGGCTGCCCGTGACTTCCTTGAGCCTGTGAAGG CCAAGTTCCCCTGGATCACCTACTCCGATCTTTGGATTCTTGCCGGTGTTTGCGCCATccaggagatgatgggccccaccatcccctaCCGTGCCGGCCGCCAGGACCGTGACGTCGCTGCCTGCACTCCTGATGGCCGTCTTCCCGATGCCGCTCAGGCCCAGGACCACCTCCGAAACATCTTCTACCGCATGGGCTTCAACGACCAGGAGATCGTCGCTCTCTGCGGTGCCCACGCTCTCGGCCGCTGCCACACCGACCGCTCCGGCTACTCGGGCCCCTGGACCTTCTCCCCTACCGTCCTGACCAACGACTACTAcaagcttctccttgaggaGAAGtggcagtggaagaagtgGAACGGCCCCAAGCAGTATGAGGACAAGAAGACCCAGACCCTCATGATGCTTCCCGCCGACATGGCCATCATTCAGGACAAAAAATTCAAGGAGTGGGTCAAGGTTTACGCCGCCGACAACGACAAGTTCTTCGAGGACTTCTCCGCCGTCGTCAAGAAGCTTTTTGAGCTTGGTGTTCCCTTCAAGGAGGGCACTGAGACCTGGACCTTCAAGCCCGTCAACGCCTAA
- a CDS encoding uncharacterized protein (COG:I; EggNog:ENOG503NWZC) — protein sequence MPFKSTYPSINISENVDLWALLFSDDSPYKREFPPTKEILTCPVTGQSYTWSALRDAALAFGNGLVEKWQWKKGDVLAFYTPNSIDTPITTLGALHTGATISPSNPLYTPHELAFQLTDSNAKALITHPSCLSTAIEAVNKSNLPLDRILLLGPERSHPQFQHYTSLFVSRTNPQTPVPISPKTDLAFLVYSSGTTGLPKGVPITHFNTLSNLLQASSTEGRQFPWETSVQLAILPFFHIYGLTCCVLLSILSGWRLVILPRFDMLQVLKAIERYKVSFMYVPPPVILAFSQHPDVGKYDLSSLRVLHSGAAPLGRELIRKVWERVKVPVKQGYGLSETNAVVCCQEIGDWERRMGSVGRLMPNMEGMLVGEDGREVAETGGEGELWLRGPNVFGGYWKKEGQEGVFGVDDRGGKGWFKTGDVVKVDGEGNFWVVERVKELIKYNGYPVPPAELEGILLTHPDVLDACVIGFEDKSLATEVPRAYVVVREGIGRIPTKSQELVDHVTKQVAPHKKLRGGVHFVDQVPKSPSGKVLRRIMRDQAKKDARRSGSKL from the exons ATGCCCTTCAAGTCAACCTACCCCTCTATCAATATCTCGGAGAATGTTGATCTGTGGGCCCTCCTTTTCAGCGATGATTCCCCTTACAAACGAGAGTTTCCCCCTACGAAGGAGATATTGACATGTCCTGTAACCGGGCAGTCATACACCTGGTCTGCTCTGCGGGATGCAGCACTGGCGTTTGGGAATGGGTTGGTTGAGAAGtggcagtggaagaagggggatgtgTTGGCGTTCTATACCCCCAATTCTATCGAC ACCCCCATAACAACCCTCGGCGCTCTCCACACCGgcgccaccatctccccctccaaccccctctaCACCCCACACGAGCTCGCCTTCCAGCTCACCGACTCCAACGCCAAAgccctcatcacccacccctcctgtCTATCGACTGCAATCGAAGCCGTCAACAAATCTAACCTCCCCCTTGATCGGATCTTGCTTTTAGGACCGGAGAGATCCCACCCCCAATTCCAACACTACACCTCCCTGTTTGTATCCCGTACCAATCCCCAAACCCCCGTCCCTATCTCCCCAAAAACAGACCTCGCATTCCTGGTCTACTCCTCCGGCACGACTGGTCTGCCCAAAGGCGTCCCAATAACCCacttcaacaccctctccaatCTATTAcaagcctcctccaccgaggGCAGGCAGTTCCCCTGGGAGACGTCTGTTCAACTGGCTATCTTGCCATTCTTCCACATCTACGGCTTGACATGCTGCGTGCTGTTATCAATCCTCTCTGGTTGGCGGCTGGTGATCCTCCCCCGATTTGATATGCTCCAAGTGTTGAAGGCTATTGAGCGGTATAAAGTCAGCTTCATGTACGTCCCCCCACCGGTGATCCTCGCCTTTTCGCAGCACCCCGACGTTGGGAAATATGATCTTTCCAGCTTGAGAGTCTTGCACTCGGGGGCTGCGccgttggggagggagctgaTCAGAAaggtttgggagagggtgaaggtgcCAGTGAAGCAGGGGTATGGGTTGAGTGAGACGAACGCGGTGGTTTGTTGCCAGGAGAttggggattgggagaggaggatggggtctgtggggaggttgatgccgAATATGGAGGggatgttggttggggaggatgggagggaggtggctgagacggggggggaaggggagttgtggttgagggggcCGAATGTATTTGGGGGTTATTGGAAAAAGGAGGGACaggagggggtttttggtGTGGATGAtaggggtgggaaggggtggtttaAGAcgggggatgtggtgaaggtggatggggaggggaatttttgggtggtggagagggtgaaggagtTGATCAAGTATA ATGGATATCCTGTCCCGCCGGCAGAGTTGGAAGGGATACTACTCACTCATCCCGATGTGTTGGATGCTTGCGTTATTGGTTTCGAAGACAAGAGCCTAGCTACAGAGGTGCCGAGAGCATATGTTGTTGTCAGGGAAGGGATTGGTCGCATTCCAACCAAGAGTCAGGAATTGGTCGACCATGTAACAAAACAAGTCGCTCCCCACAAGAAGCTCCGAGGAGGCGTCCATTTCGTCGACCAGGTCCCCAAGTCACCCAGCGGCAAGGTCCTCAGGCGGATCATGAGAGATCAGGCCAAAAAGGATGCCCGACGATCGGGCTCAAAGCTTTGA
- a CDS encoding uncharacterized protein (COG:O; BUSCO:EOG09264BIX; EggNog:ENOG503NZKA) — MASLRPPMLRHLLSSAARTFRASHQRRWAQVHDIRLLATTQQPLNTLEKYREKLARKAQEEGHETIDSLKAAYAEKIQKLRKEADVVVPPTPPPSPQSPLSQPNSPAQSPPPPPPRTPSKKLDSSGIKPLSSVLDLPKVSSLPEKELTAIWRFHHASKPNSLCAVIPSGTYSQLEATARQNPHFVLPVPHPDQGAEIHFVQWTWDPATNSSTVLFTQLAEYKARGEFASPHTTVTHYKDLAKDKGVVLMQGTVMEDRGVKVQDAQFLVMCLQRFYGGWDGAGGQAGMERAEERRRLLEWFGRGDERFSVEKLLEEAERMG; from the coding sequence ATGGCGTCCCTCCGCCCCCCCATGCTCCGtcacctcctctccagcgcGGCCCGAACTTTCCGCGCCTCCCACCAACGCCGCTGGGCCCAAGTCCACGACATCCGCCTCCTAGccacaacccaacaacccctcaacaccctcgaaAAATACCGCGAAAAGCTCGCCCGCAaggcccaagaagaaggccacgAGACAATCGACTCCCTCAAAGCCGCCTACGCCGAGAAGATCCAAAAACTCCGCAAAGAAGCCGACGTTGTCGTacccccaacgcccccaccatcaccacaatcCCCATTATCACAACCAAACTCACCTgcacaatcaccaccacccccaccaccgcgaACCCCCTCTAAAAAACTCGACTCCTCCGGCATAaaacccctctcctccgtcctcgacctccccaaagtctcctccctcccagaaAAAGAACTCACCGCCATCTGGCGCTTTCACCACGCCTCCAAACCAAACTCCCTCTGCGCGGTGATCCCTTCAGGGACTTACTCCCAGCTCGAAGCCACCGCGCGCCAAAACCCTCACTTTGTCCTCCCCGTACCGCACCCTGACCAAGGCGCAGAAATCCACTTTGTGCAATGGACTTGGGATCCCGCGACCAATTCTTCGACTGTGTTGTTCACCCAACTAGCTGAATACAAAGCCAGGGGGGAGTTTGCCTCGCCGCATACCACCGTAACGCACTATAAGGATTTGGCAAAGGataagggggtggtgttgatgcaggGGACGGTCATGGAGGATAGGGGGGTTAAAGTGCAGGATGCGCagtttttggtgatgtgCTTGCAGAGGTTTtatgggggttgggatggggcGGGCGGCCAggcggggatggagagggcggaggagaggaggaggttgctggagtggtttgggaggggggatgagagGTTTAGCGTGGAgaagttgttggaggaggcggagaggatgggcTAG
- a CDS encoding uncharacterized protein (EggNog:ENOG503P4MT), with product MFFKATFLFSLLATSLALPTGTGSRNVEKRGILQVQNYSQFQVSGGVAGNALAEVNAKFPINLNNPGSVDAEDLAILKAARKTAENAETKAGGFNEAIEAAGGEKTTTGRALQNGKIKNKVLKLQLQVMIAQIEAAQGKDTAAKLADVTKKLNKNVETDQKNAGQLSTTVNFQGTSQP from the exons ATGTTCTTCAAGGCCACcttccttttctccctcctcgccacctcTTTGGCTCTCCCCACTGGTACCGGTAGCCGCAACGTCGAGAAGAGAGGTATTCTTCAGGTCCAGAACTACTCTCAGTTCCAAGTCTCCGGCGGTGTCGCTGGCAATGCCCTCGCCGAGGTCAATGCCAAGTTTCCC ATCAATCTGAATAATCCCGGCTCCGTCGACGCCGAGGAtctcgccatcctcaaggcTGCTCGCAAGACGGCCGAAAACGCCGAGACCAAGGCCGGTGGCTTCAACGAGGCCATCGAGGCGGCGGGCGGTGAGAAGACCACTACCGGCAGGGCTCTCCAGAACGGcaagatcaagaacaaggttCTGAAGCTGCAGCTCCAGGTTATGATTGCTCAGATTGAGGCTGCTCAGGGCAAGGACACTGCTGCGAAGCTTGCTGATGTCACCAAGAAGTTGAACAAGAATGTTGAGACTGATCAGAAGAACGCTGGCCAGCTGAGCACTACTGTTAACTTTCAGGGTACTAGCCAGCCTTAA
- a CDS encoding uncharacterized protein (EggNog:ENOG503NZDV; COG:S) translates to MRLLISVAHKQVILEENDTLVRWAIRHKHNPVAQAATDERKFTEPLMQSIVHGDSDSAMKLVGEIPWRYEEFNYQLWAIAAKRPFFCSGQLLNNMLRQAVILEKFKGPEVLGRLLKTGIRLDNIALLRLLEEHKYDLLSLILKENIDVECRSVEGGQTLLYLASCGLSHGIVEMLLQAGANVSSVEAIHGETPLIGAMRRQRLSTVELLATHGAELDARDRHGDTALTKAPHYGTVISSKSF, encoded by the coding sequence ATGCGACTCTTGATCTCGGTTGCGCATAAGCAAGTAATCCTCGAGGAGAACGACACGTTGGTACGATGGGCCATAAGACACAAGCACAATCCCGTCGCCCAGGCCGCCACCGATGAAAGGAAATTCACCGAGCCCCTCATGCAATCTATTGTCCATGGAGACAGCGATTCTGCGATGAAACTTGTTGGCGAGATTCCATGGCGTTATGAAGAATTCAACTATCAACTTTGGGCGATTGCTGCAAAACGACCTTTTTTTTGTAGCGGGCAACTCTTGAATAATATGCTCCGTCAAGCAGTTATTTTGGAAAAGTTCAAGGGTCCCGAAGTTCTTGGTCGACTGCTCAAGACTGGTATACGGCTAGACAACATTGCCCTTCTACGCTTGCTTGAAGAACACAAATATGACCTTCTCAGTCTCATTCTTAAAGAGAACATAGATGTTGAATGCCGCAGCGTCGAGGGGGGCCAGACGCTTCTCTATTTGGCCTCATGCGGTCTTAGCCATGGGATTGTTGAGATGCTTTTGCAGGCTGGCGCAAATGTCAGCTCCGTCGAGGCCATACACGGGGAGACGCCGCTGATCGGAGCCATGAGGCGCCAGAGATTGTCAACTGTCGAACTTCTTGCTACTCACGGAGCCGAGTTAGATGCAAGGGATAGACACGGAGATACGGCTCTGACGAAAGCGCCGCACTATGGGACAGTGATATCGTCGAAGTCCTTTTGA
- a CDS encoding uncharacterized protein (COG:S; EggNog:ENOG503NX28), with translation MAGDRIAASLAANPHSDRGDKKRVVTLGNVRLRDQDTNEIILIPTPSSDPNDPLNWPQWYKYYMATVICLAMMICNFLAAGPSIAMVNITMEFFVGAHPGRNPKLFHEAVAKVAYFFTTCALMQGIGNFFWVPVANKWGRRPTYVFSYLIYFASAVWLCFERSYGGFLAGRVIMGFGAGAAETIAPITIADIFFLHERGTVMALYSSFLAVGVAIGLIISGVITIDHHWRVIFQVASALVGLVLLIAFFAFPETAYIRETPPNSDDSSSTGTPNQRSSTEKNPTATISDPESRRVGSSPLPKKASYLSTLKIFHGTITHESFFKLTVRPLGLICLPPVLWAALVEAATIGFLVAMTSNVEIAYEATYRFKSWQVGVCFVSALVGSLAGIPLGGWWGDKVADYFTKRNNGIRDPEMRLPAMIPAMITAPLGLVIFGVGIEKGLHWMVPNFGIALLNFAIVQGTNVALVYVIDAYRPVAGEITLAVMGFKSLFGFLLSFYTNTWVQQAGYLNAYGTMAAISAAVLVCWVPLYFWGKTIRHVTWGWPVIGYIHWSEDREVGE, from the exons ATGGCTGGAGATCGTATCGCTGCCTCTTTGGCGGCCAACCCCCATAGTGATCGTGGTGACAAGAAGAGAGTTGTCACCCTCGGCAACGTTCGTCTTCGTGATCAGGACACGAACGAGATCATCCTGATCCCGACACCTTCTTCTGACCCCAATGATCCCCTCAACTG GCCACAATGGTACAAGTACTATATGGCGACCGTCATCTGCTTGGCCATGATGATTTGCAACTTTCTGGCGGCAGGGCCCTCGATTGCCAtggtcaacatcaccatggAGTTCTTCGTTGGTGCCCATCCAGGAAGAAACCCCAAGCTCTTCCACGAAGCTGTAGCCAAGGTTGCGTACTTTTTCACCACCTGTGCTCTCATGCAGGGTATTGGAAACTTTTTCTGGGTCCCTGTTGCCAATAAATGGGGACGCCGGCCGACTTATGTCTTTAGCTATTTGATCTACTTT GCCTCTGCTGTCTGGCTTTGCTTCGAGCGCTCCTACGGCGGGTTTCTTGCCGGCCGTGTCATCATGGGCTTTGGTGCCGGTGCTGCCGAGACAAtcgcccccatcaccatcgccgacatcttcttcctccacgaGCGAGGTACAGTCATGGCTTTATACAGCTCCTTTCTCGCTGTCGGTGTAGCCATCGGTCTCATCATCTCAGG CGTCATCACAATCGACCACCACTGGCGTGTAATCTTCCAAGTCGCCTCCGccctcgtcggcctcgtcctcctcatcgcaTTCTTTGCCTTTCCCGAAACAGCCTACATCCGTGAGACCCCTCCCAACAGCGacgactcctcctccaccggcacccccaaccaacGCTCCTCCACAGAAAAGAACCCAACTGCCACCATCTCCGACCCTGAGTCCCGCCGTGTTGGcagttcccccctcccaaagaAAGCCTCCTACCTCTCCACTCTCAAAATCTTCCACGGGACTATCACCCACGAGTCATTCTTCAAACTGACCGTTCGTCCCCTCGGTCTGATTTGCCTCCCCCCTGTCCTCTGGGCTGCCCTTGTTGAAGCCGCCACCATTGGGTTTCTGGTTGCTATGACATCCAATGTTGAGATCGCCTACGAAGCAACCTACAGATTCAAGTCATGGCAGGTAGGCGTCTGCTTTGTCTCTGCTTTGGTCGGTTCGCTGGCAGGTATACCGCttggtggatggtggggagaCAAAGTAGCGGATTACTTCACCAAGAGAAACAACGGGATTAGAGATCCGGAAATGAGACTGCCGGCGATGATACCTGCCATGATCACCGCGCCGTTGGGGCTGGTGatttttggggtggggatTGAGAAGGGCTTGCATTGGATGGTGCCGAATTTTGGGATTGCGTTGT TGAATTTTGCTATTGTTCAGGGAACGAATGTGGCGCTGGTGTATGTCATTGATGCTTACCGGCCTGTGGCAGGGGAGATCACACTTGCGGTCATGGGATTCAAGAGTTTGTTTGGGTTTTTGCTGTCGTTTTATACGAATACTTGGGTGCAGCAGGCGGGCTATTTGAATGCGTATGGGACGATGGCGGCGatctcggcggcggtgttggtttGCTGGGTGCCGTTGTATTTCTGGGGGAAGACGATTAGGCATGTTACTTGGGGCTGGCCGGTGATTGGGTATATTCATTGGAGTGAGGAtcgggaggttggtgagtgA
- a CDS encoding uncharacterized protein (COG:K; EggNog:ENOG503NWX5) gives MYPIRHLIDPPTSNPPRGQPQPPVVGIDPNASLFTPPVLPHSTSAAGPLTGTAPASAPAASPSPASFSHPSSSINASTTSQPPQQQQQQQQQQQQQPPQPQLPTSLYQCAHCLRRYSRPEHLQRHIATHTLGKRFVCDICSKAFARADLLKRHRTNHQDDNSNKRKRLSSAAPGAGRVAHACQACAKARVKCEEMKPCTRCKNRGITCEVASSEDAAMHLLHLSANAHGFESHLPPATSPSASSQYPQPISAVAPEFQQPTFNPALKSFASSSRYQQPSLASNSLTPDDRQFKEESQLPTPETLMDQNNPDNLNRPQATYQNQGLATVEQDLEKAPFSEFLRDVLYDQSFGNSARMAEAQGLAVLDFCDDVNLDFREFDFGLLENWNPDATQHVPDSTTQVDNSAEVAAMRSTLVKIWTESPWRWVPKRTDTGYNEQSNLPLLSRDVHGSKALKPDRVVKDTLHSSNRDKILAIVLSTCRENSMINRVASSFPSAEMMDTWIHVFLAAHMCQVSSWIHYGSFSMNHQSPEWLAIATAAGAVLAPVTTLRRFGFALQEAVRISIPGRFEENNTNIGLLGPVQALMLVQDVGLWSGNRRKMEIAECHLSVPMAMMRYRGKFTKTAYPDVIIHPSDEGKVLEEKWKKWYQLESWKRLVFHAYLRDAQVSMTQFNNPSMSYAELTLPLPCSKDLWFARTAEEFKIRYLESRTNCEGNKRPPSLGDLFRDINLLATNHHLLDVQYAISIYLHGFWSLIWEYRQLKSILSSSPLPTTDPSLSPEMLLTQRHGELRRQLSLFQSVTRGWHEMLSAQESMILHLLQMNLHVSLIDLQLLTGKEGEDQARRVYPLLQKWCLESSDSRQALYHAGQIFRWGRNFPKGHLKDFWAIAVHHAALCLWTYGIIIRASGRRKGGGMGAPLVIDGEGLEGAGLEEWLVYGGEGREVAVQGMGKRGVVSVEDPRGVMEVARGVLEANFVEGGTGEVKEGGLPPVSENIVVVLRQLGNAAWAVGFG, from the exons ATGTATCCAATCCGCCATCTTATTGACCCGCCCACCAGTAATCCTCCTCGtggccaaccccaaccaccgGTAGTTGGAATTGACCCCAACGCCTCTTTATTTACTCCACCCGTCCTCCCACACTCGACATCAGCCGCCGGTCCTCTCACCGGCACGGCCCCGGCCTCGGCTCCGGCTGCATCACCCTCTCCGGCCTCATTTTCACATCCGTCCAGCTCGATCAatgccagcaccacctcccagccgccacaacaacaacaacaacaacaacaacaacaacaacaacaaccgccacagccacagctcccGACATCGCTTTACCAGTGCGCTCATTGCTTGCGTCGGTATTCTCGGCCCGAGCATCTCCAG AGACATATAGCAACCCATACTCTCGGGAAGCGCTTCGTCTGTGAT ATTTGCTCCAAAGCCTTCGCCCGGGCAGACCTCCTCAAACGTCATCGCACCAACCATCAAGatgacaacagcaacaaacgTAAACGCCTCAGCTCCGCGGCTCCTGGTGCCGGCCGCGTTGCACATGCTTGTCAGGCATGTGCCAAGGCTAGAGTCAAGTGTGAAGAGATGAAACC ATGCACAAGATGTAAGAACCGTGGGATAACGTGTGAGGTAGCATCCTCAGAGGATGCCGCGATGCACCTGCTACATCTCTCCGCAAACGCCCATGGTTTTGAGTCCCATCTACCACCGGCCACGTCTCCGAGCGCTTCATCGCAATACCCTCAACCAATAAGTGCCGTTGCGCCTGAATTCCAACAGCCAACTTTCAACCCAGCACTGAAAAGCTTTGCGTCGTCTTCTCGATATCAGCAGCCCAGCCTTGCTAGCAACTCCCTCACGCCAGATGATCGGCAGTTCAAAGAAGAATCACAGTTGCCAACGCCTGAAACACTAATGGACCAGAACAACCCAGACAACCTCAATCGCCCTCAGGCTACCTATCAGAACCAGGGCCTGGCTACGGTGGAGCAAGACTTGGAAAAAGCACCATTCTCAGAATTTCTACGTGATGTTCTGTACGACCAATCGTTTGGAAATTCAGCCAGAATGGCTGAGGCACAAGGACTGGCTGTTTTGGACTTTTGCGATGATGTCAACCTGGACTTTCGAGAATTTGACTTTGGTCTTCTCGAGAATTGGAACCCTGATGCCACCCAGCACGTACCTGACTCGACTACTCAAGTGGACAATTCGGCAGAGGTTGCGGCCATGCGATCGACACTCGTCAAGATCTGGACCGAATCACCCTGGCGTTGGGTTCCGAAAAGGACCGATACGGGCTACAACGAGCAGTCTAACCTTCCACTGCTCTCCCGGGATGTACATGGATCTAAAGCTCTCAAGCCTGATCGAGTGGTAAAAGACACTCTGCATAGCTCCAACCGGGACAAGATCTTGGCCATCGTTCTGAGCACATGCAGGGAAAATAGCATGATAAATCGCGTGGCTTCATCGTTTCCCTCGGCCGAGATGATGGATACCTGGATTCATGTCTTTTTGGCTGCACACATGTGCCAAGTCTCATCATGGATTCACTATGGCTCGTTTTCCATGAACCACCAATCTCCAGAGTGGCTCGCCATAGCCACCGCTGCTGGTGCCGTTCTGGCCCCGGTCACTACCCTAAGAAGATTCGGTTTCGCGCTACAAGAAGCCGTCCGTATCTCCATTCCAGGCAGATTTGAagaaaacaacaccaacatcggcctcctcggcccagTCCAAGCTCTGATGCTAGTGCAAGACGTCGGCCTCTGGAGCGGCAACCGTCGGAAAATGGAAATAGCAGAATGTCATCTCTCGGTTCCCATGGCCATGATGCGCTACAGAGGAAAATTCACCAAAACCGCCTACCCAGAcgtcatcatccacccctccGACGAGGGCAAAGTCCTCGAAGAAAAATGGAAAAAATGGTACCAACTCGAATCATGGAAACGTCTCGTCTTCCACGCTTACCTCCGAGATGCCCAGGTGTCCATGACACAattcaacaacccctccatgTCCTACGCCGAGCTCACCCTCCCTTTACCCTGCTCGAAAGATCTCTGGTTTGCACGCACAGCAGAGGAGTTCAAAATCCGGTATCTCGAATCTCGGACTAACTGTGAGGGCAACAAACGCCCTCCATCGCTAGGCGATTTATTCAGggacatcaacctcctcgccacgaaccaccacctcctcgacgTGCAATACGCCATAAGTATCTACCTCCACGGATTCTGGTCCCTAATATGGGAGTACCGCCAGCTCAAATCcatcctttcctcctcccctttaCCCACTACTGACCCCTCGCTCTCCCCCGAAATGCTCCTCACCCAACGCCACGGCGAACTCCGCCGTCaactctccctcttccaatcCGTCACCCGCGGCTGGCACGAGATGTTGTCTGCCCAAGAATCCATGattctccacctcctccaaatgAACCTCCACGTTTCACTAATCGACCTCCAACTGTTGACCGgcaaagaaggggaagaccAAGCAAGAAGGGTCTACCCCCTTTTGCAGAAATGGTGTCTCGAATCGAGCGACAGCCGCCAGGCGTTGTATCATGCCGGTCAGATCTTCCGATGGGGGAGGAATTTCCCCAAGGGACATCTAAAGGACTTTTGGGCGATTGCGGTGCACCATGCTGCGCTTTGTTTGTGGACTTATGGGATCATTATCAGGGCgtcagggaggaggaaaggtggggggatgggggcaccgttggtgattgatggggaggggttggaaggggcggggttggaggagtggttggtttatgggggggaggggagggaggtggctgtacaggggatggggaagaggggggttgtttcGGTGGAGGAtccgaggggggtgatggaggttgcgaggggggttttggaggcgaattttgtggagggggggacgggggaggttaaggagggggggttgccgCCGGTTAGTGAGaatattgttgttgttttgagGCAGTTGGGGAATGCGGCTTGGGCGGTGGGGTTTGGGTag
- a CDS encoding uncharacterized protein (EggNog:ENOG503PZH2), translated as MIIHPPLPKLTIYPPLPPSPLLHSPLLSSTPPPPPPPPPTILSRPKSKPQLHTHLHHQTYNSLLSLPLAFSLSLPSTLLSPSNLRTAPLELNLYFPHNRSCTLLRDLDDFFTLKNGCGWVPPDEGQSAAEQVAERIDRLKELLFQWERIIPLHGPQDQAGIDEEGWKEWWEERVHLSQRKVDEEDETDEEDVPFVPDCRMDEEDVPEHGKDAVDDDTDDEDTPFVPDHRRTIAIDGKQTVIIGIDPSDRPAGVPPPSEQERRKQIDAINKARLRTIRGRNHHHRFKTSELESLLQQFLGQVLQKEMGARLAGARSDNTSLEHFLRRREGDCGGR; from the coding sequence ATGATaatccaccctcccctaCCAAAGCTCACAATTTACCCTCCCTTACCACCCTCTCCATTATTACACTCTCCATTGCTATcatccacaccaccaccgccgccgccgccaccgccaacaatCCTCTCCAGACCAAAATCCAAACCCCAACTTCacacccacctccaccaccaaacttaCAACTCCCTCCTCTCACTCCCGCTGgctttctccctctccctacCCTCAACTCTCCTCAGCCCCTCCAACCTGAGGACCGCACCCCTCGAACTCAACCTCTACTTCCCCCACAACAGATCCTGCACTCTCCTCCGAGATCTAGACgacttcttcaccctcaagaatGGCTGTGGCTGGGTTCCGCCAGATGAGGGGCAATCTGCCGCAGAACAGGTAGCGGAGAGAATTGACAGGCTGAAGGAGTTGCTGTTTCAATGGGAGAGGATCATCCCGCTACACGGCCCCCAAGATCAAGCGGGCATTGATGAAGAAGGATGGAaggagtggtgggaggagcgGGTGCATCTGTCACAAAGAAAAGTggacgaagaggacgagacggatgaggaggatgtgccGTTTGTTCCTGACTGTcggatggatgaggaggatgtgccCGAGCATGGAAAGGATGCCGTGGACGACGACacagatgacgaggacacACCCTTTGTGCCCGATCACCGAAGGACAATAGCAATCGACGGGAAGCAAACTGTGATCATCGGGATAGACCCATCTGATAGACCTGCCGGAGTACCCCCTCCATCCGAACAAGAACGGCGAAAGCAGATCGACGCCATCAATAAAGCCAGACTGCGCACCATACGCGGTAGgaatcaccaccatcgaTTCAAAACTTCCGAGCTGGAGTCACTTCTCCAGCAGTTTCTAGGCCAAGTGTTAcagaaggagatgggggcGAGGTTAGCAGGGGCGAGGAGTGATAACACCTCTTTGGAGCATTTtctgagaaggagggaaggagacTGTGGTGGGCGTTAA